A portion of the Paenibacillus hamazuiensis genome contains these proteins:
- a CDS encoding DinB family protein yields MNFHLKEAIQVLERTPQTLDYLLSGLSGSWLQSNEGEGTWNAAEVVEHLIEGEKTNWMPRLEFILQEGEDKPFPPFDRYAHLKAKEKTMEQKLLEFKTLRAQSLAKLQTLIRSETQLELTGRHPSLGAVKARELLATWVVHDLTHTAQIVRVMAKRYGEDVGAFRELLSILKA; encoded by the coding sequence ATGAACTTTCATTTAAAGGAAGCCATCCAGGTTCTGGAACGTACCCCGCAAACACTGGACTATTTGTTGTCCGGCCTATCCGGCAGCTGGCTGCAGAGCAACGAAGGCGAAGGAACCTGGAACGCCGCCGAAGTGGTGGAGCACCTTATTGAAGGTGAGAAAACCAATTGGATGCCCAGGCTCGAGTTTATTCTCCAGGAGGGCGAAGATAAGCCGTTTCCCCCGTTTGACAGGTACGCGCACTTGAAAGCAAAGGAAAAAACGATGGAGCAAAAGCTGCTTGAGTTTAAAACGCTGCGGGCGCAAAGCCTGGCCAAACTCCAAACGCTGATCCGTTCGGAAACGCAGCTGGAATTGACTGGGCGGCACCCGTCTTTGGGAGCGGTGAAAGCAAGGGAGCTGCTGGCCACTTGGGTTGTCCACGATTTGACGCATACCGCGCAAATCGTTCGGGTTATGGCGAAAAGGTACGGGGAGGACGTGGGAGCGTTTAGGGAGCTGCTGAGCATTCTCAAAGCATAA
- a CDS encoding extracellular solute-binding protein → MKKPVRKTMLIAASIALTAALTGCGDTAGPTQQQGSGQAKDKKETVTLTMEYNWSTPNVDNTLYKERIQKFLEQNPDIKIEAQDIPSAQYRTKLRTEAAGNSMPDMFVLFPSVEMEPYIAADVLMPIDEIMDNWKNILPPQALAGYNVNGKQYAIPTKMTFVDIIYYHKDMLAKVGYNEFPKTYSDFLELVKKLKASGVTPLAIGNKNRWPMQSTFMSAVEDRITGSDFLPKVNKGEAKFTDPDYVKALNVVSDLVKLDAFNSDINTMDEVQQQDYFLQKKAAMTMTSSTIDTKFRSGNSDKAAADNIGIALFPAIEGGKGDPTKSAGVIQYGIGLSKSLSGAKKEAALKFLKYFYAPELYQNLMSKGIVVPAKVDAPADTNPYLKEMLKLTQNGSALVFDSVMQPAVKDALENGIQAIITKQKTAEQIAKEMQDAVDKGKK, encoded by the coding sequence ATGAAAAAGCCGGTTCGCAAAACGATGCTGATTGCCGCTTCCATCGCTTTGACCGCAGCCTTAACAGGATGCGGAGATACTGCCGGTCCCACCCAGCAGCAAGGTTCCGGTCAGGCGAAGGACAAAAAAGAAACCGTCACGCTGACGATGGAATACAACTGGTCCACCCCGAACGTGGACAATACGCTGTATAAGGAAAGAATTCAAAAGTTTCTCGAGCAAAATCCGGATATCAAGATCGAAGCGCAGGACATTCCTTCCGCCCAATACCGCACCAAGCTCCGCACCGAGGCGGCAGGCAACAGCATGCCGGATATGTTCGTGCTTTTTCCGAGTGTGGAAATGGAGCCGTATATTGCCGCCGACGTGCTGATGCCGATCGACGAAATTATGGACAACTGGAAAAATATCCTGCCTCCGCAGGCGCTCGCCGGCTATAACGTGAACGGCAAGCAATATGCGATTCCGACCAAGATGACGTTTGTCGACATCATCTATTACCACAAGGACATGCTCGCCAAGGTCGGCTACAACGAGTTTCCGAAAACGTACTCCGACTTCCTGGAGCTGGTGAAGAAGCTGAAGGCTTCCGGAGTCACGCCGCTTGCGATCGGGAACAAAAACAGGTGGCCGATGCAGTCCACCTTCATGTCCGCGGTCGAAGACCGTATCACCGGAAGCGACTTCCTGCCGAAGGTAAACAAGGGGGAAGCGAAGTTTACCGATCCCGATTATGTGAAGGCGCTGAATGTGGTGTCCGATCTCGTCAAGCTCGATGCCTTCAATTCGGACATCAACACGATGGACGAAGTGCAGCAGCAGGACTATTTCCTGCAAAAGAAAGCGGCCATGACGATGACCAGCTCCACCATCGATACGAAATTCCGCAGCGGCAATTCGGATAAAGCGGCCGCCGACAATATCGGCATCGCGCTGTTCCCGGCGATTGAGGGCGGCAAAGGCGACCCGACGAAAAGCGCGGGCGTCATCCAATACGGCATCGGGCTCAGCAAATCGCTGAGCGGGGCGAAGAAGGAAGCGGCGCTGAAGTTTCTGAAATATTTTTACGCTCCCGAGCTGTATCAAAATCTGATGAGCAAAGGCATCGTCGTGCCGGCCAAGGTCGACGCTCCGGCGGATACGAACCCTTATTTGAAAGAGATGCTCAAGCTGACGCAAAACGGTTCGGCGCTTGTGTTCGACAGCGTCATGCAGCCGGCGGTCAAGGATGCGCTGGAAAACGGCATCCAGGCGATCATCACCAAGCAGAAAACCGCGGAGCAGATCGCCAAGGAAATGCAGGACGCCGTCGACAAGGGCAAAAAATAA
- a CDS encoding sugar phosphate isomerase/epimerase family protein — MSALYLSNVSIGGFSFYQLLSSGEMDIFGYLETVRHRFGLRSVDLWNGFFTNRDDFFYPVADDDTLRKIKASLDEKELTVANFAVDRAHIWDPDPVIRERLHRNALDYLRAAELLGARTVRIDTSRGPVERSEEQFAYTVERYREYAQRAADGGYTVGPENHTGISLDPVWMKELAEAVDHPGYGVLLHIGRWQEGAPQGEPLLAPWVNHVHLDAKAAASEDTVNIMRMLTDRGYRGYWAVEYNAPAHPYIELEWALASAKRLLARAGSPADGQGNGGT; from the coding sequence TTGAGCGCTTTATACCTGTCTAACGTTTCTATCGGAGGTTTCTCCTTTTATCAGCTGCTGAGCAGCGGGGAAATGGATATATTCGGATATCTGGAAACCGTCCGGCACCGCTTCGGGCTGCGGTCGGTCGATTTATGGAACGGATTTTTCACGAACCGGGACGACTTTTTCTATCCGGTTGCGGATGACGATACACTTCGAAAAATCAAAGCATCGCTGGATGAAAAAGAGCTGACCGTCGCCAATTTCGCGGTGGACCGGGCCCATATTTGGGACCCGGACCCCGTCATCCGGGAGCGGCTGCACCGAAACGCGCTCGATTATTTGCGGGCGGCCGAGCTGCTTGGCGCACGTACGGTTCGCATCGATACGAGCCGGGGGCCGGTGGAGCGCAGCGAAGAGCAGTTCGCCTACACGGTCGAACGTTACCGCGAATATGCGCAGCGCGCCGCCGACGGCGGATACACGGTAGGGCCGGAAAACCATACCGGCATCTCCCTGGACCCGGTATGGATGAAGGAGCTTGCCGAAGCGGTCGATCATCCGGGATACGGCGTGCTGCTGCACATCGGCCGCTGGCAGGAGGGAGCGCCGCAGGGGGAGCCGCTTCTCGCGCCGTGGGTAAACCACGTGCATCTCGACGCGAAAGCGGCAGCCTCGGAGGATACGGTGAACATCATGCGGATGCTGACGGATCGCGGCTATCGCGGGTACTGGGCCGTCGAGTATAACGCTCCGGCCCATCCTTACATCGAGCTGGAATGGGCGCTTGCTTCGGCGAAACGCTTGCTGGCGCGGGCCGGCTCGCCGGCGGACGGACAAGGAAACGGAGGGACGTAA
- a CDS encoding carbohydrate ABC transporter permease, which yields MHALKRAGWSAFIGMLPALAIYIGIALVPIGMSFYYSFYNWDGLSPMKFIGIDNFTAALKDDIFWKSVQNNLFMMVTGIFGQMPLGLFFALLLNRSLKGLKVYRSVLFLPVVISAVIVSMIWGMVFRIESGLLNGLLGLIGLEQWRQDWLGSPKLGMLSVSIAYIWQNYGFYMVIFLAALQNISEEIKEAAVMDGATGWRRFWYVTLPLLKETIWVTLIFAISNSFRVFDLIYVMTAGGPAHNTEVMTIYMYNNAFQNADFGYGSAISMLILLFSLIAIYAANLLTRRSR from the coding sequence ATGCACGCATTGAAACGGGCCGGGTGGAGCGCATTTATCGGAATGCTGCCGGCGCTGGCGATTTATATCGGGATCGCGCTCGTGCCGATCGGCATGTCCTTCTATTATTCGTTTTACAATTGGGACGGATTATCCCCGATGAAATTCATCGGCATCGATAATTTTACGGCAGCTCTAAAAGATGACATTTTCTGGAAAAGTGTGCAAAACAACCTTTTCATGATGGTTACCGGCATTTTCGGACAAATGCCGCTCGGATTGTTTTTCGCGCTGCTGCTGAACCGGTCGCTCAAAGGGCTTAAGGTTTACCGGTCGGTGCTGTTTTTACCCGTCGTCATTTCGGCCGTCATCGTATCGATGATTTGGGGGATGGTGTTCCGGATTGAATCCGGCCTGCTCAACGGCCTGCTCGGTTTGATCGGCCTGGAGCAATGGCGGCAGGATTGGCTCGGCAGCCCGAAGCTCGGCATGCTATCGGTAAGCATTGCCTATATTTGGCAAAACTACGGGTTTTACATGGTCATCTTTCTTGCGGCTTTACAAAATATTTCCGAGGAAATAAAGGAAGCCGCCGTTATGGACGGGGCGACCGGCTGGAGACGATTTTGGTACGTGACTTTGCCGCTGCTGAAGGAAACGATCTGGGTCACGCTGATTTTCGCCATCAGCAACAGCTTCCGCGTTTTCGATCTCATTTACGTGATGACGGCCGGAGGTCCCGCGCATAACACCGAGGTGATGACGATCTACATGTACAACAATGCGTTCCAAAATGCGGACTTCGGTTACGGAAGCGCGATTTCCATGCTGATTCTGCTGTTCAGCCTGATCGCCATCTACGCGGCAAATTTGCTGACGAGGCGCAGCCGGTAA
- a CDS encoding Gfo/Idh/MocA family protein: MRQIRLGVVGVGIIGKAHLEEYAGIPGASVVAVCDINGQEARAVAEKYGIPHVYADFRDMLARDDIDAVDVCLHNNFHAPLTIAALRAGKHVYCEKPIAGSYFDGQAMVEASRECGRMLHIQLGTLYKKETKAAKALIADGQLGTLFHARSNGFRRRGRPFVDGFGTAHFTRKASAGGGALLDMGVYHIAQMLYLLGTTGVVRMTGRMYQEMDMDRQRREESGFDVEELATGFVTLENGVTLDIFEAWAVHLGGVEGSSIVGSKGGIRLPSYHSGEQTGEFSFHTTVADLDLNSTVDLNRMDIRWHRMRENEDACDSSQRHWIAALQGRVPLLPTAELALAVQLIGEGLYISHTQGREVTADEVKETSRSLAVNI, from the coding sequence TTGCGGCAAATCAGATTGGGCGTCGTCGGCGTCGGCATCATCGGAAAAGCGCACCTGGAGGAGTATGCGGGCATTCCCGGCGCGTCGGTGGTCGCCGTGTGCGACATTAACGGGCAGGAAGCCCGCGCGGTGGCGGAGAAATACGGCATCCCGCACGTTTACGCCGACTTCAGGGACATGCTGGCAAGAGACGATATCGATGCGGTGGACGTCTGCCTGCATAATAACTTTCATGCGCCGCTGACCATCGCCGCGCTTCGCGCCGGCAAACACGTATACTGCGAAAAGCCGATCGCCGGCTCCTATTTCGACGGGCAGGCCATGGTGGAGGCGTCCCGCGAATGCGGCAGGATGCTGCATATTCAGCTGGGGACGCTGTACAAGAAGGAGACGAAGGCGGCGAAGGCGCTGATCGCGGACGGGCAGCTCGGCACTTTGTTCCACGCGCGCTCGAACGGTTTTCGCCGCCGGGGCAGGCCTTTCGTAGACGGCTTCGGAACGGCGCATTTCACGCGGAAGGCTTCCGCCGGCGGCGGTGCGCTGCTTGATATGGGAGTTTATCATATCGCGCAAATGCTGTATTTGCTCGGCACGACCGGTGTGGTGCGGATGACGGGCAGAATGTACCAGGAAATGGACATGGACCGGCAGCGCCGCGAGGAAAGCGGCTTCGACGTGGAGGAGCTGGCGACCGGCTTTGTGACTTTGGAAAACGGCGTAACGCTGGATATTTTTGAGGCGTGGGCGGTTCACCTCGGAGGCGTGGAGGGCAGCAGCATCGTCGGCTCGAAGGGCGGAATCCGCCTTCCCTCTTATCATTCCGGCGAGCAGACCGGCGAATTCAGCTTCCATACGACCGTGGCCGACCTTGATTTGAACAGCACCGTCGATTTGAACCGGATGGACATTCGCTGGCACCGCATGAGGGAAAACGAGGATGCCTGCGATTCGTCGCAGCGCCACTGGATAGCGGCGCTGCAAGGACGCGTCCCGCTCTTGCCGACGGCGGAGCTTGCGCTGGCCGTGCAGCTGATCGGCGAAGGATTGTATATTTCCCACACGCAAGGCCGCGAAGTTACCGCGGACGAAGTCAAGGAAACCTCCCGTTCACTTGCTGTCAACATATAA